One stretch of Siphonobacter curvatus DNA includes these proteins:
- the fsa gene encoding fructose-6-phosphate aldolase, producing MKFFIDTANLDEIREAHELGVLDGVTTNPSLMAKVGIKGKNNIFKHYKSICDIVDGDVSAEVISTDFKGIIREGEELAEIDEKIVVKVPMIRDGVKAIKYFADKEIKTNCTLVFSAGQALLAAKAGATYVSPFVGRLDDISMDGIELIESIVSIYENYGFLTQVLAASIRHPVHILKCAEIGADVATCPLSVITSLLNHPLTDSGLKKFLADAATFTE from the coding sequence ATGAAATTTTTCATTGATACGGCCAATCTCGATGAAATTCGGGAAGCCCACGAGTTAGGCGTACTGGATGGCGTAACGACCAATCCTTCGCTAATGGCCAAGGTGGGAATCAAGGGTAAAAACAACATTTTTAAGCACTACAAGAGCATTTGTGATATTGTAGACGGGGACGTAAGTGCTGAGGTAATCAGTACGGATTTCAAGGGAATTATTCGGGAAGGAGAGGAGCTGGCTGAAATCGACGAGAAAATCGTGGTTAAAGTACCCATGATTCGGGATGGCGTAAAAGCAATCAAATATTTTGCTGATAAAGAAATCAAAACGAACTGTACACTGGTGTTTTCGGCGGGGCAGGCTCTACTAGCGGCCAAAGCAGGAGCGACCTACGTTTCTCCCTTCGTGGGTCGGTTGGATGACATTTCGATGGACGGAATCGAGCTGATTGAATCCATCGTATCCATCTACGAAAACTACGGTTTTCTGACGCAGGTATTGGCGGCCTCGATTCGTCATCCGGTACATATTTTGAAGTGTGCTGAGATTGGAGCTGACGTAGCTACCTGCCCGCTATCCGTCATCACCTCTTTACTCAATCACCCTTTAACGGATAGTGGATTGAAGAAGTTTTTAGCTGATGCCGCTACCTTCACCGAATAA
- a CDS encoding efflux RND transporter permease subunit produces the protein MSLPSLSLSRPVLAIVMNIIIVLFGYVGFTFLGVRDFPAIDPPIINVRTSYAGANADIIESQITEPLEKAINGIAGVRSISSSSSQGTSNITVEFNLEANLEAAANDVRDKVAQAQRQLPNDLDAPPVVNKADANSDPIITMTVQSTTRNILEINDYATNVLQERLQTIPGVSSIQLWGEKRYAMRLWLDPAKMAAYNITGVDVLNALSRENVELPSGKIAGNATELSIRTFGRLTTEEEFNNIILRNQNSQVVRFSDIGEAVLGPENEETAMRGNGVAMIGMAIVPQPGSNYVAIADDFYKRLEEIKRDLPKDIHLDIALDNTRFIKRSIEEVEETLLISLVLVVIIIYLFFRDWAIAFRPLIDIPVSLVGAFFIMYIFGFTINILTMLAIVLATGLVVDDGIVVTENIFKKLEAGMPRMQAAKEGSEEIFFAVISTSVTLAFVFLPIIFLEGFVGRLFREFGIVVAGAVLISAFVSLTLTPVLNVIMSRKQHKNSWFYDKTEPFFQWMDKGYHDTLASFMKVKWLAWGIIAACFGLTYVLFNTIQSELAPLEDRSQFRLSVTAPEGTAYDYMDDYMSRLTQFVIDSVPEKRIVMSITAPGFSGAGSVNSGTIRIGLKEINERERSQQQIVEMINRNTKNFPEGKAFAVQEQTIAVNRRGGLPVSFVIQHNDFEKLKAMLPKFMEAANQHPSLQGVDIDLKFNKPELRVEIDRAKASELGVSVADISETMQLAYSNRRYGYFTRNGKQYQVMGEVYRKDRSQPVDLQTLYVKNSRGEAIQLDNLVHITESTTPPQLYHYNRYKSATISAGLAPGMTIADGIKAMQAVAQQLKLSEQGFATALTGASRDFAESSSNTSFAFLLALVLIYLILAAQFESFLDPIIIMITVPLALAGALLSLWLFDQTLNIFSQIGMIMLVGLVTKNGILIVEFANEQRKEGLSKVEAAITAATMRLRPILMTSLAMALGALPIALSLGAAATSRIPLGIVIVGGIMFSLMLTLYVIPAVYAMMSRRKDVTPTKQNGKVTEPEMTLV, from the coding sequence ATGAGCTTACCCTCTTTGTCCCTAAGTCGCCCCGTACTGGCCATCGTGATGAACATCATCATTGTGTTGTTCGGATACGTCGGCTTTACGTTTCTGGGCGTTCGGGATTTCCCGGCGATTGATCCGCCCATTATCAACGTGCGTACCAGTTACGCCGGGGCTAACGCCGACATTATTGAATCACAGATTACTGAACCGCTGGAAAAAGCCATCAACGGGATTGCCGGGGTACGCTCGATTTCTTCGTCCAGTAGCCAGGGAACAAGTAATATTACCGTTGAATTTAACCTGGAAGCCAACCTGGAAGCGGCCGCTAACGACGTGCGTGATAAAGTAGCCCAGGCCCAGCGGCAATTACCGAATGACCTCGATGCCCCACCCGTTGTAAATAAGGCGGACGCCAACTCGGATCCCATCATTACAATGACTGTTCAGAGTACAACGCGGAATATTCTGGAAATCAACGACTACGCTACCAACGTTTTACAGGAACGTCTACAAACCATTCCCGGCGTGAGTAGCATTCAGCTTTGGGGCGAAAAACGCTACGCTATGCGGTTGTGGCTCGACCCGGCTAAAATGGCCGCTTACAACATTACCGGCGTTGATGTACTGAATGCGTTAAGCCGGGAAAACGTCGAACTTCCCTCCGGTAAAATTGCCGGAAACGCAACGGAATTAAGTATCCGCACGTTTGGCCGATTGACTACGGAAGAAGAGTTCAACAACATTATTCTTCGCAACCAGAATAGCCAGGTGGTCCGCTTCTCAGACATTGGCGAAGCCGTACTCGGTCCGGAGAACGAAGAAACGGCCATGCGGGGTAATGGCGTTGCCATGATCGGTATGGCGATTGTACCACAGCCGGGTTCGAACTACGTAGCCATTGCCGATGATTTCTACAAGCGTCTGGAGGAAATCAAAAGGGATTTGCCCAAAGATATTCACCTGGATATTGCTCTGGACAATACGCGTTTCATCAAACGATCCATTGAAGAAGTGGAAGAGACGCTCTTAATCTCGCTGGTACTGGTCGTCATTATCATCTACCTGTTTTTCCGAGACTGGGCCATTGCCTTCCGCCCCCTGATTGATATTCCCGTATCGCTGGTGGGAGCCTTTTTCATCATGTACATTTTCGGCTTTACGATCAACATTCTGACGATGCTGGCGATTGTACTGGCCACGGGTCTGGTCGTCGATGATGGGATTGTAGTGACGGAAAACATCTTCAAGAAACTCGAAGCGGGTATGCCCCGGATGCAGGCAGCCAAGGAAGGTTCGGAAGAAATCTTTTTCGCCGTTATTTCGACTTCGGTTACGCTGGCATTCGTATTCCTGCCGATTATCTTCCTGGAAGGGTTCGTCGGTCGTTTGTTCCGGGAATTCGGGATTGTGGTAGCCGGAGCTGTATTGATTTCGGCCTTCGTATCCCTAACGCTCACGCCAGTACTGAACGTGATTATGTCGCGGAAGCAGCACAAAAATTCCTGGTTTTACGATAAAACGGAGCCTTTTTTCCAGTGGATGGATAAAGGTTATCACGACACACTAGCCAGTTTCATGAAAGTGAAATGGCTCGCCTGGGGAATCATCGCGGCTTGTTTTGGTCTGACGTACGTGCTTTTTAATACCATTCAGTCGGAGTTGGCTCCGCTGGAAGACCGTAGTCAGTTCCGTCTGTCCGTTACGGCTCCCGAAGGTACAGCTTACGATTATATGGATGATTACATGAGTCGCCTGACCCAGTTTGTAATCGATTCAGTACCCGAAAAACGAATTGTCATGAGCATTACGGCTCCCGGCTTCTCCGGAGCGGGCTCGGTCAACTCGGGTACCATTCGGATTGGTTTGAAGGAAATTAATGAACGCGAGCGAAGTCAGCAGCAGATTGTGGAGATGATCAACCGGAACACGAAGAATTTCCCCGAAGGAAAAGCTTTCGCCGTTCAGGAACAGACTATTGCAGTAAACCGTCGCGGTGGTCTACCCGTCTCCTTCGTTATTCAGCACAACGATTTTGAAAAGCTGAAAGCCATGCTACCGAAATTTATGGAGGCGGCCAACCAGCATCCTTCCTTACAAGGGGTAGATATTGACCTGAAATTCAATAAGCCCGAGTTACGCGTGGAAATCGACCGGGCCAAAGCCAGTGAGCTGGGGGTATCGGTAGCCGATATTTCCGAAACCATGCAACTCGCCTATAGTAACCGTCGCTACGGCTATTTCACGCGAAATGGCAAGCAGTATCAGGTCATGGGTGAAGTATACCGCAAGGATCGTTCACAACCCGTTGACTTACAGACCTTGTACGTTAAAAACAGTCGCGGTGAGGCCATTCAGTTGGATAACCTCGTACACATCACCGAATCCACGACGCCTCCGCAATTGTACCACTACAATCGGTACAAGTCCGCGACCATCTCGGCCGGTCTGGCTCCGGGTATGACGATTGCCGACGGGATCAAAGCCATGCAGGCAGTAGCCCAGCAACTGAAGCTGAGTGAGCAGGGGTTTGCTACGGCTTTGACGGGTGCTTCGCGGGATTTTGCTGAAAGTTCGTCGAATACATCTTTCGCTTTCTTACTGGCCCTGGTCTTGATTTACCTGATTCTGGCGGCTCAGTTCGAAAGCTTCCTCGATCCGATTATCATCATGATTACCGTACCGCTGGCCCTGGCCGGAGCTTTGCTTTCGCTCTGGCTGTTTGATCAGACGCTGAATATTTTCTCGCAGATCGGTATGATCATGCTGGTGGGTCTGGTTACGAAAAACGGTATTTTGATTGTGGAATTTGCCAACGAGCAGCGGAAAGAGGGCCTGAGTAAAGTAGAAGCCGCCATCACCGCCGCGACGATGCGTTTACGTCCGATTTTGATGACCAGCTTAGCCATGGCTCTGGGAGCCTTGCCGATTGCCTTGTCGCTGGGAGCCGCGGCCACGAGCCGTATCCCACTCGGGATTGTGATTGTTGGCGGTATCATGTTCTCTTTGATGCTGACGCTGTACGTCATTCCTGCCGTATACGCGATGATGTCCCGCCGGAAAGACGTAACCCCTACCAAGCAAAATGGCAAGGTAACGGAACCGGAAATGACGTTAGTGTAA
- a CDS encoding efflux RND transporter periplasmic adaptor subunit produces MKSSSLVRWLLVVVIVGGIGYLVYGKLNRTEKKKAGNERAGGGGGGPARPLSVDGYVVSTEKLSNSIETTGTLQSNEELSLQSEINARVVKIYFKEGQPVPKGALLIKLFDADLSAQVLKVKTQRKLAQKSLERLQYLLEREGVSKQEVDVAQSQVEAYDADLAVANAQLQRTEIRAPFAGKIGLRYVSEGAIVSPTTVIASFQQTNPLKVDFSIPEKYSDVVHIGDGVRFNVASERTEFQGKVYAIEPKIDLTTRTIKLRALVPNANNQLRPGQFAKVNLQLGETPEALLVPSQAIIPGTKDKQVVVSRGGRASFVTVETGTRTDTKVQVVNGIQAGDTVVISGILQIKPDAPLKIRNVKK; encoded by the coding sequence ATGAAATCATCAAGCCTTGTTCGCTGGTTACTCGTGGTTGTCATTGTAGGCGGCATTGGGTATCTGGTTTATGGCAAATTGAATCGTACTGAAAAGAAAAAAGCCGGAAATGAGCGTGCAGGAGGAGGAGGCGGTGGTCCAGCCCGGCCACTTTCGGTGGATGGATACGTAGTTAGTACTGAAAAATTAAGTAACAGTATTGAAACGACGGGTACGCTACAGAGCAATGAAGAGCTTTCGCTACAATCGGAAATCAACGCCCGGGTCGTGAAAATCTACTTCAAAGAAGGCCAGCCCGTACCCAAAGGAGCTCTATTGATTAAACTCTTCGATGCCGATCTTTCTGCTCAGGTACTGAAAGTAAAAACCCAGCGAAAACTGGCTCAGAAATCGCTTGAACGTCTGCAGTACCTGCTCGAACGCGAAGGCGTCAGTAAGCAGGAAGTGGACGTGGCTCAATCCCAGGTTGAAGCCTACGACGCGGATCTGGCCGTAGCTAATGCTCAATTACAACGTACGGAAATCCGGGCTCCCTTTGCGGGCAAGATTGGTCTGCGGTACGTGAGTGAAGGAGCCATCGTTTCGCCCACCACGGTCATCGCCAGTTTTCAGCAAACCAACCCGTTGAAAGTTGATTTCTCGATTCCCGAAAAATATTCGGATGTCGTCCACATTGGCGACGGCGTTCGATTTAATGTAGCGAGCGAGCGTACGGAATTTCAGGGAAAGGTTTACGCCATCGAACCTAAAATCGACCTGACCACCCGTACTATCAAACTGCGGGCACTGGTACCTAATGCCAACAATCAGCTCCGTCCCGGTCAGTTTGCCAAAGTGAACCTCCAGCTCGGCGAAACGCCCGAAGCCTTACTGGTACCCTCACAGGCAATTATACCGGGTACCAAAGATAAACAGGTGGTGGTTTCCCGCGGGGGCAGAGCTTCGTTTGTAACCGTAGAAACCGGTACCCGAACCGATACCAAAGTACAGGTTGTCAACGGGATTCAGGCCGGAGACACGGTGGTGATCAGCGGTATTCTTCAGATTAAACCGGATGCTCCGCTGAAGATCAGAAATGTAAAAAAGTAG
- a CDS encoding outer membrane beta-barrel family protein produces the protein MKTILCILTFLLAGIGLGFAQKPFQGSVSGKITDVSGKAVEFATIMVLKAKDSTLAKGGVADANGTFEIEGLAEGRYLVTLTQVGFAKKSTPPFVLNAESPSVKLAALVMEPASQDLKEVRVAAAKPFIEQQIDKTVVNVENSIVAAGNTALEVLERAPGVTVDRDGNISLKGKAQVRVMIDGKPTYLSNEDLANLLRNTQANQLEKIEIMTNPSSKYDAAGNAGIINIRTKKNQNAGLNGSASLGFGYGLNPKANGSLNLNYRQNKWNVFGNYSGGARKNWRDQSIVRKFRSGDEVTALYDQFADNTTRNHNNNVKLGADYFASKKTTIGVLMNVNAGGWGSIGDNVTKIYKGTSVLEKTTTTGQNFDNTWKSLTTNLNLKHTIDSTGKEFTADIDYARYDNRSDQRYKITTVNPSGVDLEIPRFDVGNTKGIVDIYSAKVDYTHPLSKNSKIEAGLKTAFVTTDNNMKFTIQQGEAPRLDSGRTNQFIYKETINAAYLNYSTQIKKTSIQLGLRGEQTVMKGNQVTSDTSFRRNYLNLFPSVFVRQELNKKNTVGFSYSYRIDRPDYEDLNPFLYFLDLYTYQQGNPYLRPQFSHVAEVTHTFMGAVTTTLNYGRSNGIITEVLRQDDAARTTYINKENFGFRENYGVAISANIPITKKWMSINYVNVNRNRFVGLLNGGEFDGRIVTTTFNTQNQFTLPKNWSAEISGFYMSGFLEGTIKGEPMWQVSVGVQKQFWDKKASLKLNVRDIFWSQQFRGSFVFGNVDMQIRNKWENRVANLTFSYRFGNSKIQASRRRSTGLESEAGRVNQGSN, from the coding sequence ATGAAAACTATTCTATGTATCCTAACCTTTCTACTGGCCGGTATAGGCTTGGGCTTCGCCCAAAAGCCCTTCCAGGGAAGCGTATCGGGCAAGATTACTGATGTGTCGGGAAAGGCCGTTGAATTCGCTACCATCATGGTACTTAAGGCCAAAGATTCGACTTTAGCTAAGGGGGGCGTAGCTGATGCCAATGGTACTTTTGAAATCGAAGGGCTGGCGGAGGGCCGTTACCTGGTGACGCTTACGCAGGTAGGGTTTGCTAAGAAATCAACCCCTCCGTTCGTATTGAATGCAGAATCGCCGAGTGTGAAACTGGCTGCTTTAGTAATGGAGCCTGCTTCGCAGGATTTGAAAGAAGTACGAGTAGCTGCGGCCAAACCTTTCATTGAACAGCAAATCGATAAGACGGTCGTTAACGTTGAAAACAGCATTGTGGCGGCAGGAAATACCGCTCTGGAAGTACTCGAACGTGCTCCGGGCGTAACCGTAGACCGCGACGGTAACATTTCGCTGAAAGGCAAAGCTCAGGTACGGGTAATGATTGATGGGAAGCCTACGTACCTGTCCAACGAGGATCTGGCGAATTTGCTCCGCAACACGCAGGCGAATCAACTGGAGAAAATTGAGATTATGACCAATCCATCGTCTAAATACGATGCGGCTGGTAATGCAGGAATCATCAATATTCGGACCAAGAAGAACCAGAACGCGGGGTTGAATGGCTCGGCTAGTTTAGGGTTTGGATACGGATTGAATCCTAAAGCGAATGGTAGTTTGAACCTGAATTATCGTCAAAATAAATGGAATGTTTTTGGTAATTACTCGGGCGGGGCTCGTAAAAACTGGCGGGATCAGTCAATTGTTCGCAAGTTCCGTTCGGGCGATGAAGTAACGGCTTTGTACGATCAGTTTGCCGATAATACGACCCGAAATCACAACAACAACGTAAAACTAGGAGCCGATTATTTTGCTTCAAAAAAGACGACGATTGGAGTTTTGATGAATGTAAATGCCGGAGGCTGGGGTAGTATAGGCGATAACGTCACCAAAATTTACAAAGGCACCAGCGTACTGGAAAAAACGACGACGACAGGTCAGAACTTTGATAATACCTGGAAAAGCCTGACTACTAACCTGAATTTGAAACATACCATTGATTCAACGGGTAAGGAATTTACGGCCGATATTGATTACGCCCGGTACGACAATCGCTCGGATCAGCGGTACAAAATTACGACGGTGAATCCGTCGGGAGTAGATCTGGAAATCCCCCGCTTTGACGTGGGTAATACCAAGGGCATCGTGGATATTTATTCAGCAAAGGTGGACTATACGCATCCATTGAGTAAAAATTCAAAAATTGAAGCAGGCCTGAAAACAGCTTTCGTCACGACGGATAACAACATGAAGTTTACCATTCAACAGGGAGAAGCTCCTCGTCTGGATTCAGGTCGTACGAATCAGTTTATTTACAAAGAAACGATCAATGCCGCTTATCTGAATTATAGCACCCAAATCAAGAAAACCTCGATTCAACTCGGTCTGCGTGGCGAGCAAACAGTGATGAAGGGGAATCAGGTGACCTCAGACACGAGCTTTCGCCGGAACTATCTGAACCTATTTCCGAGTGTATTCGTCCGGCAGGAATTAAATAAGAAGAATACCGTAGGCTTTTCGTACAGCTATCGCATCGACCGCCCTGATTACGAGGATTTGAATCCCTTTCTGTACTTCCTTGATTTGTACACCTATCAGCAGGGAAATCCGTACCTGAGACCCCAATTCTCACACGTAGCTGAAGTGACGCACACGTTTATGGGAGCTGTAACGACCACCTTGAATTACGGACGCTCGAATGGAATCATTACTGAAGTGTTACGCCAAGATGATGCCGCTCGCACGACCTATATCAATAAAGAAAACTTTGGTTTCCGCGAAAACTACGGCGTAGCGATCTCGGCTAACATTCCAATTACGAAAAAATGGATGAGCATCAACTACGTCAATGTGAACCGGAATCGCTTCGTTGGCTTGCTTAATGGAGGCGAATTTGACGGACGCATCGTAACGACCACCTTCAATACACAAAACCAATTTACGCTTCCTAAAAACTGGTCAGCAGAAATCAGCGGTTTCTACATGAGCGGGTTCCTGGAAGGTACGATCAAGGGAGAGCCGATGTGGCAGGTTTCCGTGGGGGTACAGAAACAATTCTGGGATAAGAAAGCTAGCTTAAAGCTGAATGTACGCGATATTTTCTGGTCGCAACAATTCCGGGGAAGCTTCGTGTTTGGCAACGTAGACATGCAAATTCGGAATAAGTGGGAAAACCGGGTAGCAAACTTAACCTTCTCGTATCGCTTCGGAAACTCTAAAATTCAGGCTTCCCGTCGCCGCAGTACCGGTCTGGAAAGTGAAGCTGGCCGGGTGAATCAGGGCAGTAATTAG
- the ftsH gene encoding ATP-dependent zinc metalloprotease FtsH: MAEETPNRPKLPKPPRRPGFQGWLVAGLVVAIIAIMFVSKSSAVQRIKMKQFFEMAAKGEVEQTVVVNDKLVEVTLTREALQKPEYRGLTSQKSYFPSTPGPHFAFPIPSTEIFNDDVKEFNKAHPTAPIDYTVDERAGLVEFFSSWGFLILIVVTMYFMMSRMAGGAGPGGQIFNIGRSRATLFDAENKVKITFDDVAGLDEAKEEIKEIVEFLKNPKKFTDLGGKIPKGALLIGPPGTGKTLLAKAVAGEAGVPFFSLSGSDFVEMFVGVGAARVRDLFKQAKEKAPCIIFIDEIDAVGRSRGRGAMPGANDERENTLNSLLVEMDGFATDSGIIILAATNRPDVLDSALMRPGRFDRQISIDKPDIIGREAIFKVHMSSLKLAPDVVANKLAAQTPGFAGAEIMNVCNEAALIAARKNKQAIDMQDFQDAMDRVIGGMEKKNKIISPHEKKIVAYHEAGHAVAGWFLEHADPLVKVTIVPRGVAALGYAQYLPKEQFLYRTEQLLDEMCMTLGGRAAEEVVFGKISTGALSDLERVTKMAYSIVTVYGMNEKLGNISFYDSKGNNEYSFNKPYSEETSRIIDEEVRMIVDAAYERTKGLLRDNIQALEVISQQLLTKEVLFQSDLEELIGKRPFEQETSYQAYMKGKNGTPADKESAPTEIPQDAAPDNSEVVPTEQA, translated from the coding sequence ATGGCTGAAGAAACCCCAAATAGACCTAAATTACCTAAACCTCCCCGCCGACCAGGTTTTCAGGGCTGGCTCGTAGCGGGATTGGTGGTTGCGATCATTGCGATTATGTTCGTAAGTAAGAGCAGTGCTGTTCAAAGAATTAAAATGAAACAATTCTTTGAAATGGCTGCGAAAGGTGAAGTAGAACAAACCGTTGTTGTGAATGACAAACTGGTAGAAGTTACCCTGACGCGGGAAGCCTTACAGAAACCTGAATACCGGGGCTTGACCAGTCAAAAATCGTATTTTCCTTCTACGCCGGGACCCCATTTTGCTTTTCCCATTCCGTCGACCGAGATTTTTAATGACGATGTAAAGGAATTTAATAAGGCCCACCCGACTGCTCCAATTGACTATACGGTGGATGAGCGAGCAGGACTTGTAGAATTTTTCTCCAGCTGGGGCTTCCTGATTCTGATCGTCGTTACGATGTATTTTATGATGAGTCGCATGGCTGGCGGTGCTGGTCCGGGTGGACAAATCTTCAATATCGGTCGTTCGCGGGCTACACTTTTCGATGCGGAAAACAAAGTCAAAATTACGTTTGATGATGTAGCAGGTCTTGACGAAGCGAAAGAAGAGATTAAGGAAATTGTTGAATTCCTTAAAAATCCGAAGAAGTTTACGGATCTCGGGGGTAAGATTCCTAAAGGAGCCTTGCTGATTGGCCCTCCAGGTACGGGTAAAACCTTGTTGGCAAAAGCTGTTGCGGGTGAAGCGGGTGTACCTTTCTTCTCCCTGTCAGGTTCTGACTTTGTGGAAATGTTCGTAGGGGTAGGTGCCGCTCGGGTACGTGACCTCTTCAAACAAGCGAAAGAAAAAGCTCCCTGTATCATCTTTATCGATGAGATTGATGCGGTAGGTCGGTCACGGGGCCGTGGTGCCATGCCCGGAGCTAATGACGAACGGGAAAATACCCTGAACTCGTTGTTAGTAGAGATGGACGGTTTTGCTACGGATTCTGGTATTATTATTCTGGCTGCTACCAACCGTCCGGATGTCTTGGATTCTGCCTTGATGCGTCCGGGTCGTTTTGACCGTCAGATTTCGATTGACAAACCTGATATTATCGGTCGGGAGGCCATCTTTAAAGTACACATGTCGAGCCTGAAATTGGCTCCGGATGTAGTTGCCAACAAGCTCGCCGCTCAGACCCCTGGTTTTGCTGGTGCTGAAATCATGAACGTTTGTAACGAAGCTGCTTTGATCGCTGCTCGGAAAAACAAACAGGCCATTGATATGCAGGATTTCCAGGATGCAATGGACCGGGTGATTGGTGGTATGGAGAAGAAAAACAAGATTATTTCTCCGCACGAAAAGAAAATTGTTGCCTATCACGAAGCGGGTCACGCCGTTGCAGGCTGGTTCCTCGAACACGCCGATCCGCTGGTAAAAGTAACGATTGTACCCCGTGGTGTGGCCGCTTTAGGTTACGCTCAGTATCTACCAAAGGAACAATTCCTGTACCGTACCGAACAGCTCCTCGACGAAATGTGTATGACGTTAGGTGGACGGGCGGCTGAGGAAGTAGTTTTTGGCAAAATCTCGACGGGTGCTTTAAGTGACCTGGAACGCGTAACGAAAATGGCCTACTCGATTGTTACCGTGTACGGTATGAACGAGAAACTAGGTAACATTTCGTTTTACGATTCAAAAGGCAATAACGAATACTCGTTTAACAAGCCTTACTCGGAAGAAACGTCTCGCATCATTGACGAAGAAGTACGGATGATTGTAGACGCAGCTTACGAACGTACGAAAGGACTGTTACGCGATAACATTCAAGCTTTAGAGGTAATCTCTCAGCAACTGTTGACGAAGGAAGTACTCTTCCAGTCTGACTTAGAAGAACTGATTGGCAAACGTCCGTTTGAGCAAGAGACTTCTTACCAAGCGTATATGAAGGGCAAAAATGGTACGCCAGCTGATAAAGAATCAGCTCCTACCGAAATTCCTCAGGATGCTGCTCCTGACAACTCAGAAGTAGTTCCAACGGAACAAGCCTAA
- a CDS encoding UDP-2,3-diacylglucosamine diphosphatase: MNDIQLLPGKKIFFASDFHLGSAPLSKSAERERTVVRWLEQIRPEAQVLFLVGDIFDFWHEYREAVPKGYVRFLGKLAQLRDEGVEIHLFTGNHDLWMRDYFPKEFDIPVHRNPIAFRVTSNQSTKRFLVGHGDGLGPGDWAYKRILKPVFTNSFLQFLFRWLHPDVGITLAYRWARHSRASKAGRPEEFFRSDEAELIFQYCREVEAQSHHDYYIFGHRHLILDMEVSATSRYLNIGEWIYTQSYGYYDGEQFTMEIFENDPALLVPANKK, from the coding sequence ATGAACGATATTCAACTCCTTCCCGGAAAGAAAATTTTCTTTGCTTCCGACTTTCATTTGGGCAGTGCCCCCCTTTCTAAAAGTGCCGAACGTGAACGTACCGTAGTACGCTGGCTTGAGCAAATCCGCCCGGAAGCTCAGGTACTGTTTTTAGTAGGCGATATTTTTGACTTCTGGCACGAATACCGCGAAGCCGTACCGAAAGGATACGTTCGTTTTTTAGGAAAATTAGCTCAATTACGGGATGAAGGCGTTGAAATTCATCTATTTACAGGCAATCACGATTTATGGATGCGGGATTATTTTCCGAAGGAATTTGATATTCCCGTTCATCGAAACCCGATTGCTTTTCGTGTAACTAGTAATCAAAGTACTAAGCGTTTTTTAGTCGGTCATGGGGATGGCTTAGGTCCCGGCGACTGGGCTTACAAACGAATCCTAAAGCCAGTCTTTACCAATTCGTTTCTTCAGTTTTTGTTTCGCTGGCTGCATCCTGACGTAGGGATTACGTTGGCTTACCGCTGGGCCCGGCATTCGCGAGCCTCTAAAGCTGGTAGACCCGAGGAGTTTTTTCGAAGTGACGAAGCGGAGTTGATTTTTCAGTATTGCCGTGAAGTCGAAGCTCAATCTCATCACGATTACTACATCTTCGGTCATCGACATTTGATTTTGGATATGGAGGTTTCTGCTACCAGCCGATATCTCAACATTGGCGAATGGATTTACACGCAGTCGTATGGTTATTACGATGGAGAACAGTTTACCATGGAAATATTCGAGAATGACCCGGCTTTATTAGTCCCGGCGAATAAGAAATAG
- the rsfS gene encoding ribosome silencing factor yields MIETAQRVKENDISADEICQLVVKGMQEKKAQNIVVLNLKGVKNAIADYFVICSGKSDTQIDAIADSVDEEVHKATGVNPWHREGKSQKEWILIDYVDVVAHVFKQERRDFYRLEELWGDAEFTVIEDEA; encoded by the coding sequence ATGATTGAAACGGCTCAACGCGTCAAAGAAAATGACATCTCGGCGGATGAAATCTGCCAACTTGTGGTGAAAGGCATGCAGGAGAAAAAAGCCCAGAATATTGTGGTTTTAAATTTGAAAGGCGTGAAAAATGCCATTGCGGATTACTTTGTGATCTGCTCTGGTAAATCAGACACGCAAATTGATGCTATTGCTGATTCGGTCGACGAAGAAGTACATAAGGCTACGGGTGTGAATCCCTGGCATCGCGAAGGAAAAAGTCAGAAAGAATGGATCCTGATCGATTATGTCGATGTAGTGGCACACGTCTTTAAACAAGAGAGACGAGATTTTTATCGTCTGGAAGAGCTTTGGGGCGATGCTGAATTTACGGTTATCGAAGACGAAGCCTGA